The following are encoded in a window of Narcine bancroftii isolate sNarBan1 chromosome 2, sNarBan1.hap1, whole genome shotgun sequence genomic DNA:
- the LOC138754891 gene encoding ephrin type-B receptor 3-like isoform X1 — protein sequence MPSPQGLLPLSCPRADVTARRLVTMQIWLFLCFLSTAMALDEVLMDTELETEELNWLVWPSGGWEETVAVIKNFETLRTYRVCNVELPNQDNWLRTSFIRRGEAQLVYVDLRFTVRDCCSFQEVGGFCRETFTLHHREADSESPIPASQLRAAYAKDAEVGAEHLFAPGASGQVNRATLRVGPLSKVGFRLAFRDRGACVNLLSVQAYFKKCPAASVNLAHFPEMAAGEGVSSLVAATGSCVANAEEAAVPLKMFCTSQGDWVLPTGACKCRPGYQSDEQLTACTVIEDQVTHPGVQSGGSPSQNASGHPCSQWEDQNALLQANGQLLREQAVALGHLAKVVETLNVTLDAILRRLPGLLKEMTNLADAEPRDKKRGRGEDAELLY from the exons ATGCCTTCACCCCAAGGCCTACTCCCCCTCTCTTGCCCCCGTGCTGACGTCACGGCTCGAAGGCTGGTGACCATGCAGATCTGGCTCTTCCTGTGCTTTCTCTCCACAGCAATGGCTTTGGACG AAGTGCTCATGGACACGGAGTTGGAGACAGAGGAGCTCAACTGGCTGGTGTGGCCGAGCGGTGGG TGGGAAGAGACAGTGGCAGTGATCAAGAACTTCGAGACGCTGCGGACATACCGGGTTTGTAATGTGGAGCTTCCCAACCAGGACAACTGGCTTCGCACCAGCTTCATCCGAAGGGGAGAGGCCCAGCTGGTGTACGTGGACCTGAGGTTCACTGTGCGGGACTGCTGCTCCTTCCAGGAGGTAGGGGGCTTCTGCCGGGAGACCTTCACCCTCCACCACCGTGAGGCGGACTCTGAGTCACCCATCCCGGCCTCTCAGCTGAGGGCTGCCTACGCCAAGGATGCAGAGGTGGGGGCAGAGCACCTCTTTGCCCCAGGGGCCAGTGGCCAGGTCAACAGGGCCACGCTGAGGGTGGGGCCCTTGTCCAAGGTGGGCTTCCGGCTGGCCTTCCGTGACCGCGGTGCGTGCGTCAACCTCCTGTCCGTCCAGGCCTACTTCAAGAAGTGCCCTGCTGCCTCGGTCAACCTGGCCCACTTCCCCGAGATGGCGGCGGGCGAGGGGGTGTCGTCGCTTGTGGCAGCGACTGGCTCTTGTGTGGCCAACGCCGAGGAGGCTGCCGTCCCACTGAAGATGTTCTGTACCAGCCAGGGCGACTGGGTGCTGCCCACGGGGGCCTGCAAGTGCCGGCCGGGATACCAGAGTGATGAGCAGCTCACTGCCTGCACAG TGATTGAAGATCAGGTGACCCACCCCGGGGTCCAGTCAGGAGGAAGCCCTTCCCAGAATGCCTCGGGCCATCCCTGCAGCCAATGGGAAGACCAGAATGCCCTCCTACAAGCCAACGGGCAGCTGTTGCGGGAACAGGCCGTGGCCTTGGGTCATCTGGCGAAGGTTGTGGAGACCCTCAACGTCACCCTTGACGCCATCTTGCGGAGGCTTCCGGGCCTCCTGAAGGAAATGACCAACCTCGCGGATGCTGAGCCGCGAGATAAGAAGAGAGGGCGCGGGGAGGATGCTGAACTACTCTACTAA
- the LOC138754891 gene encoding ephrin type-B receptor 3-like isoform X2, with translation MPSPQGLLPLSCPRADVTARRLVTMQIWLFLCFLSTAMALDEVLMDTELETEELNWLVWPSGGWEETVAVIKNFETLRTYRVCNVELPNQDNWLRTSFIRRGEAQLVYVDLRFTVRDCCSFQEVGGFCRETFTLHHREADSESPIPASQLRAAYAKDAEVGAEHLFAPGASGQVNRATLRVGPLSKVGFRLAFRDRGACVNLLSVQAYFKKCPAASVNLAHFPEMAAGEGVSSLVAATGSCVANAEEAAVPLKMFCTSQGDWVLPTGACKCRPGYQSDEQLTACTVDFKQTRPRRSKFIFCIRTWTPSMLISPSMMNMVKGFTGTL, from the exons ATGCCTTCACCCCAAGGCCTACTCCCCCTCTCTTGCCCCCGTGCTGACGTCACGGCTCGAAGGCTGGTGACCATGCAGATCTGGCTCTTCCTGTGCTTTCTCTCCACAGCAATGGCTTTGGACG AAGTGCTCATGGACACGGAGTTGGAGACAGAGGAGCTCAACTGGCTGGTGTGGCCGAGCGGTGGG TGGGAAGAGACAGTGGCAGTGATCAAGAACTTCGAGACGCTGCGGACATACCGGGTTTGTAATGTGGAGCTTCCCAACCAGGACAACTGGCTTCGCACCAGCTTCATCCGAAGGGGAGAGGCCCAGCTGGTGTACGTGGACCTGAGGTTCACTGTGCGGGACTGCTGCTCCTTCCAGGAGGTAGGGGGCTTCTGCCGGGAGACCTTCACCCTCCACCACCGTGAGGCGGACTCTGAGTCACCCATCCCGGCCTCTCAGCTGAGGGCTGCCTACGCCAAGGATGCAGAGGTGGGGGCAGAGCACCTCTTTGCCCCAGGGGCCAGTGGCCAGGTCAACAGGGCCACGCTGAGGGTGGGGCCCTTGTCCAAGGTGGGCTTCCGGCTGGCCTTCCGTGACCGCGGTGCGTGCGTCAACCTCCTGTCCGTCCAGGCCTACTTCAAGAAGTGCCCTGCTGCCTCGGTCAACCTGGCCCACTTCCCCGAGATGGCGGCGGGCGAGGGGGTGTCGTCGCTTGTGGCAGCGACTGGCTCTTGTGTGGCCAACGCCGAGGAGGCTGCCGTCCCACTGAAGATGTTCTGTACCAGCCAGGGCGACTGGGTGCTGCCCACGGGGGCCTGCAAGTGCCGGCCGGGATACCAGAGTGATGAGCAGCTCACTGCCTGCACAG ttgacTTCAAGCAGACAAGACCACGTCgttcaaaattcattttctgcattcgcacttggacccCTTCCATGCTGATCTCGCCATcaatgatgaacatggtgaaaggttttaccGGGACATTGTGA
- the LOC138753048 gene encoding slit homolog 2 protein-like: MQEIPSAEEWHVEPLSLLQKAQKTYKARFKPASPVDRLQSQTIFMFVFKQPQLHCNITAREREAKESTPPPRESLKVYGFTSSAHTTTAAFSSNHWQSEFQMHDQEASSALSALLHLGTRSSRIHALRWLSCRVCLDVTFGSLKLGTPPENSPGMWPTRIQYLLAFSCLYTSGRCQASHQCAPYTDLAGKIGVNCSHRSLESVPTTLPTDTEVLLLGFNSIDSVSLSSFKYLSKLHDLDLSHNRIKHLEADSPLLVEKMDLSSNTLTTLPDFSKLTNLRKLIMDHNQIDVLPKGVFDPLGKLEDFSIRGNAVSDIPSHIFDPLEKLRYLTLSANKIQEFPSGSLDRMESLETLDISSNKLRTIPQDLFENNLLQYTFLYNNPWDCECSSGKYLKEWVDDNDGNIYKVLGAPDSESVVCETPVMWRGIPMINITLKQMCPITTTETMVWVSTVREITTTLSSPVMQTSTPMEVCTPYTDLAGKVGVNCSHRSLESVPTTLPTDTEVLLLGFNSIDSVSLSSFKYLSKLHDLDLSHNQIKHLEADSPLLVEKVDLSSNALTTLPDFSKLTNLRKLIMDHNQIDVLPKGVFDPLGKLEGFSIRGNAVSDIPSHIFDPLEKLRYLTLSANKIQEFPSGSLDRMESLETLDISSNKLRTIPQDLFENNRLHYVLLYNNPWDCECSSGKYLKEWVDDNDGNIYKVLGAPDSESVVCEMPAIWRGTPMINITLKQMCPITTTETMVWVSTVREISTTLSSPVMQTSTPMEVCTLYTDLAGKVGVNCSHRFLVSVPNSLPTDTEVLLLGFNSIESVSLSSFKNLSKLHDLDLSHNRIKHLEADSPLLVEKVDLSSNALTSLPDFSKLTNLRKLIMDHNQIDVLQEGVFNPLRKLESFSIRGNAVSDIPDHIFDPLEELRHLTLSANKIQEFPSGLLDNLVKLVALDISSNSLCTVPPDFFRNNSLFLVSLYNNPWCCDCDIQYLFEWIRDHGDTVLSSDGSFDDSAAYCRAPPELRGVPLIQVSIQNRCIGTSPPSTSVPATSPPSTSVPATSPPSTSVPATSPPSTSVPATSPPSTSVPATSPPSTSVPATSPPSTSVPTTMPLSLSPTSRVTYPDFSALARRSSLFGLLRRLGCSCCLLFLLYFFSLLFGLLQVSALVICFLRFRQRLYLPLKHLSQRHPHVSLVRYSLVLPNYQQIYPLLKSDTSEASIGETQLEGDRISDVPIEQEADTLSSFL; encoded by the exons ATGCAAGAGATACcgagtgccgaggaatggcacgttgagccATTGAGTCTCCTCCAGAAGGCACAGAAAACTTACAAGGCTAGatttaaacctgccagtcccGTGGATCGGCTGCAATCTCAAA ctatattcatgtttgtcttcaagcAACCTCAGCTCCACTGTAacattacagccagagaaagagaagcaaaagagagcaccccaccccccagagAGTCACTGAAAGTCTATGGCTTCACCTCTAGTGCTCACACAACCACTGCAGCCTTCAGTTCAAACCACTGGCAATCCGAGTTCCAGatgcatgatcaggaagcctctagcgccctcagcgccctcttgcATCTTG GGACACGAAGTTCAAGAATCCATGCACTACGCTGGCTGAGTTGTAGAGTATGTTTGGATGTTACTTTTGGGTCACTGAAATTGGGAACACCACCAGAAAACAGCCCTG GGATGTGGCCCACACGGATACAGTATCTGCTGGCATTCAGCTGCCTCTACACATCTGGGAGATGCCAAGCCTCCCATCAGTGCGCTCCATACACAGATTTAGCAGGGAAGATCGGAGTGAACTGCAGTCATCGATCCCTTGAGTCTGTCCCCACCACCCTGCCAACAGACACAGAGGTCCTCCTGCTGGGTTTTAACTCCATCGATTCTGTCTCCCTCAGCTCATTCAAATATCTCTCAAAGCTGCACGATCTTGACCTCTCCCACAACCGGATTAAACACTTGGAGGCAGATTCTCCCCTACTGGTGGAGAAGATGGATCTCTCGTCGAACACCTTAACCACACTTCCCGACTTCAGCAAGTTGACGAATCTCAGGAAGTTAATCATGGATCACAACCAGATAGATGTTCTCCCAAAGGGGGTTTTTGATCCCTTGGGTAAACTGGAGGATTTCAGTATCAGAGGGAATGCTGTCAGTGATATTCCTTCCCACATCTTTGACCCACTTGAGAAACTCCGTTATCTCACCCTCTCTGCAAACAAGATCCAGGAATTCCCCAGCggttctctggacaggatggaaagcctggaGACTCTTGATATCTCAAGCAATAAATTGAGGACCATTCCCCAAGACCTGTTTGAAAACAACCTTCTTCAATACACGTTCCTTTACAACAACCCCTGGGACTGTGAGTGCAGCTctggaaaatatttaaaagaatgggTCGATGATAATGATGGGAACATTTACAAAGTTTTGGGGGCCCCTGACTCAGAGAGTGTGGTGTGTGAGACGCCGGTCATGTGGCGAGGAATTCCGATGATTAACATCACTCTCAAACAAATGTGTCCCATTACTACAACTGAAACAATGGTTTGGGTGAGCACCGTCAGAGAAATTACCACCACACTCAGCTCTCCTGTAATGCAAACCTCTACACCCATGGAGGTCTGCACTCCATACACAGATTTAGCAGGGAAGGTCGGAGTGAACTGCAGTCATCGATCCCTTGAATCTGTCCCCACCACCTTGCCAACAGACACAGAGGTCCTCCTGCTGGGTTTTAACTCCATCGATTCTGTCTCCCTCAGCTCATTCAAATATCTCTCAAAGCTGCACGATCTTGACCTCTCCCACAACCAGATTAAACACTTGGAGGCAGATTCTCCCCTCCTGGTGGAGAAGGTGGACCTCTCGTCGAACGCCTTAACCACACTTCCCGACTTTAGCAAGTTGACGAATCTCAGGAAGTTAATCATGGATCACAACCAGATAGATGTTCTCCCAAAGGGGGTTTTCGATCCCTTGGGTAAACTGGAGGGTTTCAGCATCAGAGGGAATGCTGTCAGTGATATTCCTTCCCACATCTTTGACCCACTTGAGAAACTCCGTTATCTCACCCTCTCTGCAAACAAGATCCAGGAATTCCCCAGCggttctctggacaggatggaaagcctggaGACTCTTGATATCTCAAGCAATAAATTGAGGACCATTCCCCAAGACCTGTTTGAAAATAACCGTCTTCATTATGTGCTACTTTACAACAACCCCTGGGACTGTGAGTGCAGCTCTGGAAAGTATTTAAAAGAATGGGTCGATGATAATGATGGGAACATTTACAAAGTCTTAGGGGCCCCTGACTCAGAGAGTGTGGTGTGTGAGATGCCGGCCATATGGCGAGGAACTCCGATGATTAACATCACTCTCAAACAAATGTGCCCCATTACTACAACTGAAACAATGGTTTGGGTGAGCACCGTCAGAGAAATTTCCACCACTCTTAGCTCTCCTGTAATGCAAACCTCTACACCCATGGAGGTCTGCACTCTGTACACAGACTTAGCAGGGAAGGTCGGAGTGAACTGCAGTCATCGATTCCTTGTGTCTGTCCCCAACTCCCTGCCGACAGACACAGAGGTCCTCCTGCTGGGTTTTAACTCCATTGAATCTGTCTCCCTAAGTTCATTCAAAAATCTCTCAAAGCTGCATGATCTCGACCTCTCCCACAACCGGATTAAACACTTGGAGGCGGATTCTCCCCTCCTGGTGGAGAAGGTGGACCTCTCGTCGAACGCCTTAACCTCACTTCCCGATTTCAGCAAGTTGACGAATCTCAGGAAGTTAATCATGGATCACAACCAGATAGATGTTCTCCAAGAGGGGGTGTTCAATCCCTTGCGTAAACTGGAGAGTTTCAGCATCAGAGGGAATGCTGTCAGTGATATTCCTGACCACATCTTCGACCCACTCGAGGAGCTCCGTCATCTCACCCTCTCTgcaaacaaaatccaggagttcCCAAGTGGTTTGCTGGACAACTTGGTAAAACTGGTGGCACTTGACATTTCAAGCAACAGCCTGTGCACAGTTCCCCCAGACTTCTTTCGAAACAACAGCCTGTTTTTGGTGTCTCTGTACAATAACCCTTGGTGCTGTGATTGTGACATCCAATACCTGTTTGAATGGATCAGAGACCATGGGGACACAGTGTTAAGTTCTGACGGTTCCTTTGATGACTCAGCTGCATACTGCAGAGCACCCCCTGAACTAAGGGGTGTGCCTCTGATCCAAGTTTCCATCCAGAATAGATGCATAGGCACCTCGCCACCATCGACTAGTGTCCCTGCCACCTCGCCACCATCGACTAGTGTCCCTGCCACCTCGCCACCATCGACTAGTGTCCCTGCCACCTCGCCACCATCGACTAGTGTCCCTGCCACCTCGCCACCATCGACTAGTGTCCCTGCCACCTCGCCACCATCGACTAGTGTCCCTGCCACCTCGCCACCATCAACTAGTGTCCCTACCACCatgcctctctccctctcaccaacTTCCCGTGTCACTTACCCTGACTTTTCTGCCTTGGCGAGGAGGTCCAGTCTCTTTGGGCTTCTGAGACGGCTGGGGTGCAGTTGCTGCCTGCTGTTCCTCCTGTActtcttctccctcctcttcgGCCTGCTGCAGGTGTCTGCCCTCGTAATCTGCTTCCTCAGGTTCCGGCAGAGGCTCTACCTGCCCCTGAAGCACCTCTCGCAGCGGCACCCCCATGTCAGTCTGGTCCGCTACAGCCTGGTGCTGCCCAACTATCAGCAGATCTATCCGCTGCTGAAATCCGACACGAGCGAGGCAAGCATAGGGGAGACCCAGCTGGAAGGAGATCGAATCTCCGATGTGCCGATTGAGCAGGAGGCAGATACACTCTCGAGTTTCCTCTAA